The following are encoded in a window of Chitinophagaceae bacterium genomic DNA:
- a CDS encoding DUF4287 domain-containing protein, whose translation MAKTSGEFEQEFIQTAKEKTGRTLEQWLPVVKKSGLTKQMEITNWLKAEHKLNHLQAQLLAGLYLNNGKPVYQNEASLLDNQFAKCEEMRPLFNAVSEMILKQFPDTQLIPKKTYVSFTATREFAAINIKPKEIRLGMDLGDTAFHETIQKTKLSGPMPRISHMAVITDIKQFDKKLIEYIQLSYNRTHKK comes from the coding sequence ATGGCAAAAACATCCGGAGAATTTGAGCAGGAGTTCATTCAGACTGCCAAAGAGAAAACAGGCAGAACCCTGGAACAATGGCTGCCCGTTGTAAAAAAGTCAGGTCTTACCAAACAAATGGAGATCACCAACTGGCTCAAAGCCGAACACAAACTGAATCATTTGCAGGCTCAACTGCTTGCGGGTCTTTACCTGAACAATGGCAAACCCGTTTATCAGAACGAAGCTTCTTTGCTGGACAACCAGTTTGCAAAATGCGAAGAAATGCGTCCGCTCTTCAATGCAGTCTCCGAAATGATCCTGAAGCAGTTCCCCGATACGCAGCTGATCCCGAAAAAAACATATGTATCCTTTACTGCCACCAGGGAATTTGCCGCCATCAATATCAAACCCAAAGAGATCAGGCTGGGCATGGACCTGGGCGATACGGCCTTCCATGAAACCATACAAAAAACAAAACTCTCCGGCCCCATGCCCCGGATATCGCACATGGCTGTTATTACGGATATCAAACAGTTTGATAAAAAACTAATTGAGTATATTCAACTATCCTACAACAGAACCCATAAAAAATGA
- the queA gene encoding tRNA preQ1(34) S-adenosylmethionine ribosyltransferase-isomerase QueA — MKLSQFRFDLPLNLIAQQPAKKREDSRMMVIHRKTGQIENRHFKDIMEYFNDKDVFVVNNTKVFPARMYGRKEKTGAKIEVFLLRELNKANKLWDVIVDPARKIRVGNKLYFGESDELVAEVIDNTTSRGRTIRFLWDGTDEEFRQMLEILGETPLPKYIKRKPEAEDKERYQTVYAKHEGAVAAPTAGLHFSEELIKRLEIKGIRFAEATLHTGLGTFRPIEVEDLSKHKMDAEYYRIEDAACRIVNKAKEGGHRICSIGTTTMRAMESSFTAQKLLKPSEGWTNHFIHPPYNFNIADSLVTNFHLPKTSLLIMACAFAGYDLMMEAYKKAIKDKYRFFSYGDAMLII, encoded by the coding sequence ATGAAATTATCCCAATTCCGTTTCGACCTTCCGCTTAACCTCATTGCCCAGCAACCTGCAAAAAAACGTGAAGACAGCCGCATGATGGTGATCCACCGTAAGACCGGCCAGATCGAGAACAGGCACTTTAAGGACATCATGGAATATTTCAATGACAAGGATGTATTTGTGGTGAACAACACCAAGGTCTTCCCCGCCCGTATGTATGGCCGGAAGGAAAAGACCGGTGCCAAGATCGAAGTTTTTCTTTTGCGTGAACTGAACAAGGCCAACAAGCTTTGGGATGTGATCGTTGACCCGGCCCGTAAAATAAGGGTGGGCAATAAACTCTATTTCGGCGAAAGCGATGAACTGGTAGCCGAAGTGATCGACAACACCACCAGCCGCGGGCGTACCATCCGTTTCCTGTGGGATGGCACCGACGAGGAATTCAGGCAGATGCTGGAAATACTCGGGGAGACCCCTTTGCCAAAATACATCAAGCGCAAACCCGAAGCAGAAGACAAGGAACGCTACCAGACCGTTTATGCAAAACACGAAGGCGCTGTGGCAGCGCCCACGGCCGGCCTGCATTTCAGTGAAGAATTGATCAAAAGGCTTGAGATAAAAGGGATCCGCTTTGCAGAAGCCACCTTACATACCGGCCTGGGTACATTCCGCCCCATTGAAGTGGAAGACCTGAGCAAACATAAAATGGATGCCGAGTACTATCGTATTGAAGATGCGGCCTGCCGGATCGTGAACAAAGCCAAGGAAGGCGGCCACCGCATCTGTTCCATCGGCACCACAACGATGAGGGCTATGGAATCTTCCTTTACTGCACAAAAATTATTAAAACCGTCTGAAGGCTGGACCAATCATTTCATCCATCCCCCGTACAATTTTAATATCGCCGATTCGCTGGTCACCAATTTCCATTTGCCGAAAACAAGCCTGCTCATTATGGCATGTGCTTTTGCCGGCTACGACCTGATGATGGAAGCATACAAGAAAGCCATCAAGGACAAATACCGCTTCTTCAGTTATGGAGATGCGATGCTGATCATCTAA
- a CDS encoding DUF962 domain-containing protein gives MKTIQQWLSEYGESHKDHTNKTIHWICVPSIFFSITGLLYSIKLPFAISGITLNVAMVVMILAVFYYISLSRTLWIGMLLFAVFCLWLSNLIESSGIMPLWLFCVIIFVVAWIGQFYGHKIEGKKPSFFKDIQFLMIGPAWLMSLIYKKLGIGI, from the coding sequence ATGAAGACCATTCAGCAATGGCTCAGCGAATACGGCGAGAGTCACAAGGATCATACCAATAAGACCATCCACTGGATATGTGTCCCCTCTATTTTCTTTTCCATAACGGGATTATTGTACAGCATCAAACTACCATTTGCCATTTCCGGCATTACGCTTAATGTTGCCATGGTCGTAATGATCCTTGCGGTATTTTATTATATCTCCCTCTCCCGCACTTTATGGATTGGTATGCTGCTGTTTGCAGTTTTCTGTCTCTGGCTCAGCAACCTGATCGAAAGTTCCGGCATCATGCCCCTCTGGCTTTTCTGTGTGATCATTTTTGTGGTAGCCTGGATCGGGCAGTTCTATGGTCATAAAATAGAAGGCAAAAAACCATCTTTCTTCAAAGACATCCAGTTCCTGATGATCGGGCCGGCCTGGCTGATGAGTCTTATTTATAAGAAACTGGGGATAGGGATATAA
- a CDS encoding helix-turn-helix transcriptional regulator, whose amino-acid sequence MVFQLHMPAYPLNQFVESFIYYRDYNPVHSVDRFLPDGNVNIVIDLTDYPKYIYDNETLKEIQACRDVWFSGMRNKYISIPSGRDSEMFIINFHKGRSYPFVQMPLYELTDSVVDGELVLTNEIMDLREMILEMPSISQKFLTAENFLLKKFHTKLVVNPFIEFAVNRIVEAPSQLTIEQISHKVGYSQKHLIKLFKDNVGLTPKGFLKVIRFQKAIQEIDASKNISWAGLALESGYYDQAHFINDFKLFSGFTPQEYLQKQSEYLNYIAVG is encoded by the coding sequence ATGGTCTTTCAACTCCATATGCCGGCTTACCCGCTCAACCAGTTTGTTGAAAGTTTTATTTATTACCGGGATTATAACCCGGTTCATTCGGTTGACCGGTTCTTACCCGATGGTAATGTGAATATTGTAATTGACCTCACCGATTATCCCAAATACATTTACGACAATGAGACCCTGAAGGAGATACAGGCCTGCCGGGATGTCTGGTTCTCGGGGATGCGGAATAAATACATAAGCATCCCTTCGGGAAGGGACAGTGAAATGTTCATCATTAATTTTCATAAAGGCAGATCCTATCCTTTTGTGCAGATGCCGCTCTATGAACTTACCGACAGCGTGGTGGACGGTGAACTGGTGCTTACCAATGAGATCATGGATTTGCGGGAAATGATCCTGGAAATGCCTTCCATCAGTCAGAAATTCCTTACCGCAGAAAATTTCCTGCTGAAAAAATTTCATACCAAACTTGTTGTGAATCCTTTTATTGAATTTGCGGTTAACAGGATCGTGGAGGCGCCCAGCCAATTAACCATTGAACAGATATCCCATAAAGTGGGTTATTCGCAAAAGCACCTGATAAAACTGTTTAAAGACAATGTGGGATTAACGCCGAAAGGGTTCCTTAAGGTCATTCGCTTTCAAAAAGCCATACAGGAGATCGATGCATCAAAGAATATCAGTTGGGCCGGTCTCGCTTTGGAAAGCGGGTATTACGACCAGGCGCATTTTATCAATGACTTTAAACTGTTCTCCGGCTTTACGCCACAGGAATATCTTCAGAAACAGTCCGAATATCTAAATTACATAGCGGTGGGCTGA